The Coffea arabica cultivar ET-39 chromosome 8e, Coffea Arabica ET-39 HiFi, whole genome shotgun sequence genome window below encodes:
- the LOC113703611 gene encoding probable sugar phosphate/phosphate translocator At2g25520 — protein MGKGSALSDGLVKKIILSYTYVAIWIFLSFTVIVYNKYILDRKLYNWPFPISLTMIHMAFCSSLAFLLVRVLKLVEPVALSRQLYLSSVVPIGALYALSLWLSNSAYIYLSVSFIQMLKALMPVAVYSIGILLKKDTYKGNTMLNMVAISFGVAIAAYGEAKYDSWGVLLQLGAVAFEATRLVLIQILLTSKGINLNPITSLYYVAPSCLFFLFIPWIFVEYPVLRENSSFHFDFVVFGTNSICAFALNLAVFLLVGKTSALTMNVAGVVKDWLLIAFSWSVIKDTVTPMNLIGYGLAFLGVGYYNHSKLQALKAKEAQKKSQQADEESGKLLGETEGKDGVEGIGKKGDTQA, from the coding sequence ATGGGGAAAGGCTCAGCCTTGTCAGATGGGTTGGTGAAGAAAATCATCCTCTCCTACACTTATGTAGCCATCTGGATCTTCCTTTCCTTCACTGTAATCGTCTACAACAAATACATCCTTGACAGAAAGCTCTACAATTGGCCATTTCCCATCTCCCTAACCATGATCCATATGGCCTTCTGTTCATCCTTAGCATTTTTGCTCGTCCGAGTCCTTAAACTAGTCGAGCCTGTGGCCTTGTCTCGCCAGCTTTACCTCAGTTCAGTGGTCCCAATTGGAGCCCTTTATGCCCTTTCCCTCTGGCTCTCAAACTCTGCTTATATTTACTTATCGGTCTCCTTCATTCAGATGTTGAAAGCTTTAATGCCTGTGGCTGTCTACTCTATTGGGATTCTCTTAAAGAAAGATACTTATAAGGGCAACACTATGCTTAACATGGTTGCTATTTCGTTTGGGGTTGCTATTGCTGCTTATGGTGAAGCAAAGTACGATTCTTGGGGGGTTTTGCTTCAGTTGGGTGCTGTTGCTTTTGAGGCTACTAGGTTGGTTTTGATCCAGATCTTGTTGACTTCTAAGGGAATCAATTTGAATCCCATTACTTCTCTGTATTATGTGGCTCCAAGTTGCCTCTTTTTCTTGTTCATTCCTTGGATTTTTGTGGAATACCCTGTTTTGAGGGAGAATTCCAGTTTCCATTTTGATTTCGTGGTGTTTGGGACTAATTCGATTTGTGCATTTGCTCTGAACTTGGCTGTTTTCTTGCTTGTGGGAAAGACTTCTGCTTTGACCATGAATGTGGCTGGGGTGGTAAAAGATTGGCTTTTGATCGCGTTTTCCTGGTCGGTGATTAAGGATACTGTGACCCCTATGAACTTGATCGGGTATGGATTGGCGTTTTTGGGTGTTGGATATTATAATCATTCGAAATTGCAGGCGCTGAAGGCAAAAGAGGCGCAAAAGAAGTCGCAGCAGGCTGATGAGGAGAGTGGAAAGCTATTGGGAGAGACAGAAGGGAAAGATGGGGTTGAGGGAATTGGCAAGAAGGGTGACACTCAGGCCTGA